In the genome of Candidatus Microbacterium phytovorans, one region contains:
- a CDS encoding alpha/beta hydrolase has product MEIRGPVQLPARREDIELHTLDGLTLVGELALPESAPPVATLVTLHPLPTAGGFMDSHVLRKAAGRLPALADLAVLRFNTRGTTSPRGTSEGVFDGGASEAFDVAAAVAFARERNLPRPWLVGWSFGTELALKYGRDHDIEGVILLSPPLHRATADDVAAWAGDHRRVVVLVPEFDDYLRPEEAAERFASIPHATLIPVEGGKHLWVGENQTRRVLTEIVAAVNPDALPLPVEWPDA; this is encoded by the coding sequence ATGGAGATCAGGGGTCCGGTGCAACTTCCCGCGCGCCGCGAGGACATCGAACTGCACACGCTGGACGGACTGACGCTCGTCGGCGAGTTGGCGCTCCCCGAGTCCGCTCCGCCCGTGGCCACCCTTGTGACACTGCATCCGTTGCCGACTGCCGGCGGATTCATGGATTCGCACGTGCTGCGCAAGGCCGCCGGGCGGCTGCCCGCTCTCGCCGATCTCGCCGTCCTCCGCTTCAACACGCGAGGGACGACATCTCCTCGGGGAACGAGCGAAGGGGTGTTCGACGGCGGAGCGTCGGAGGCGTTCGACGTGGCGGCCGCGGTGGCGTTCGCGCGCGAGCGGAACCTGCCTCGTCCGTGGTTGGTCGGTTGGTCGTTCGGTACGGAGCTCGCGCTCAAGTACGGACGCGATCACGACATCGAAGGCGTGATTCTTCTATCGCCCCCCTTGCACAGGGCGACTGCCGACGACGTTGCCGCCTGGGCGGGCGATCACCGCCGTGTGGTGGTCCTCGTTCCCGAGTTCGATGATTACCTGCGGCCCGAGGAGGCGGCGGAGCGGTTCGCGTCGATCCCTCACGCCACGCTGATTCCTGTCGAGGGAGGGAAGCACCTTTGGGTCGGGGAGAATCAGACCCGCCGAGTGCTCACGGAGATCGTCGCCGCTGTGAATCCGGACGCGCTCCCGCTGCCGGTCGAGTGGCCCGACGCCTGA
- a CDS encoding glycosyl transferase, translating into MRFVWAVAAFVLATVMIGAGIAQRTVLQGPKSETQAIQIDESVPYVLVDGGVLSSHSGSQTLRVQGEGTIFAAYGRTDDMQAWLARSDYVHVTESGDRVTTTAVAPVPVDDADSEAAEAPTTPVGSDLWVDEFQQEDVLITPLQLPADMSVLVASDGVAAAPTQLSITWPTGVTTPWAGPLIVGGGIMLAIGVVLYVLGVRHVRRSRGPRRKGLPLTPTEPIDLSESASEKGVISASPTRRQLSGGRRAFVALPVVLASALLVTGCSADSWPQFASSATPSPSATVVVPEGQDDPPAVTKAQAERILARIAEQVAAADEKNSAKAAAERLEGAALATRTTNYTLRKELKDLDPLPAIPTANLKILLPEAFEGWPRTFFAVVEDADSGVATIMTVTQRDAWSNYKLSYIANMVADASLNVAPEYIGAPKVQPDSAFLVLAPQDLAAAYADVLDNGEDSEYAALFEEESDSFRALVADNRADRVAQFNKTGSKTGKIAFAASAGKADPVAMATLDSGAIVAVLVNESDSVTPTNDDAVIKVPDDNKVVKALSGVSQSATGFTTTYADQLFFFVPSQSSTERIQFLGYSSDILSAKVVKKK; encoded by the coding sequence GTGCGTTTTGTCTGGGCGGTGGCCGCCTTCGTGCTGGCTACGGTGATGATCGGTGCGGGCATCGCCCAGCGCACCGTGCTGCAGGGGCCGAAGTCAGAGACGCAGGCCATTCAGATCGACGAGTCGGTGCCGTATGTGCTCGTCGACGGCGGTGTCCTCAGCAGTCACAGCGGCTCGCAGACGCTGCGGGTGCAAGGCGAAGGCACGATCTTCGCCGCGTACGGCCGCACCGATGACATGCAGGCATGGCTGGCACGTTCGGACTACGTTCACGTCACGGAGTCGGGAGACCGCGTGACCACGACGGCTGTCGCGCCCGTGCCCGTCGACGACGCCGATTCCGAAGCCGCGGAGGCGCCGACGACGCCCGTGGGGTCGGACCTCTGGGTGGACGAGTTCCAGCAGGAGGACGTGCTCATCACCCCGCTGCAGCTCCCCGCAGACATGAGCGTGCTCGTGGCATCCGACGGCGTCGCCGCCGCCCCCACGCAGTTGTCGATCACCTGGCCGACGGGTGTCACGACGCCGTGGGCGGGACCGCTCATCGTCGGTGGTGGCATCATGCTCGCCATCGGCGTCGTCCTCTACGTCCTGGGGGTCCGACACGTGCGGCGCTCTCGAGGGCCCCGCCGCAAGGGCCTTCCCTTGACGCCCACCGAGCCCATCGATCTCTCCGAGTCGGCGTCCGAGAAGGGCGTGATCAGCGCCTCGCCCACTCGTCGACAGCTCTCGGGCGGGCGTCGCGCCTTCGTCGCACTGCCGGTCGTTCTCGCCTCTGCGCTGCTGGTGACGGGATGCTCGGCCGACTCGTGGCCGCAGTTCGCGTCCTCCGCGACCCCGAGTCCTTCGGCGACCGTCGTCGTTCCCGAAGGTCAGGACGATCCTCCGGCGGTGACGAAGGCCCAGGCGGAGCGGATTTTGGCGCGGATCGCCGAGCAGGTGGCGGCCGCAGATGAGAAGAACAGTGCGAAAGCGGCTGCCGAGCGTCTCGAAGGCGCGGCACTGGCGACCCGTACGACCAACTACACGTTGCGCAAGGAGCTCAAGGATCTCGATCCGCTCCCCGCCATTCCGACAGCGAACCTCAAGATCCTTCTTCCGGAGGCCTTCGAGGGATGGCCGCGTACGTTCTTCGCGGTCGTCGAGGATGCCGACTCCGGAGTTGCGACCATCATGACCGTGACGCAGCGCGACGCGTGGTCCAACTACAAGCTCTCTTACATCGCCAACATGGTCGCGGACGCGAGCCTCAATGTCGCGCCGGAGTACATCGGGGCGCCGAAGGTTCAGCCCGACTCAGCCTTCCTCGTCCTGGCGCCGCAGGATCTCGCCGCGGCCTACGCCGACGTCCTCGACAACGGTGAGGACAGCGAGTACGCGGCGCTGTTCGAAGAGGAGAGCGACAGCTTCCGCGCGTTGGTGGCTGACAACCGCGCGGATCGCGTCGCCCAGTTCAACAAGACGGGGTCGAAGACCGGCAAGATCGCGTTCGCGGCATCCGCGGGTAAAGCGGACCCGGTCGCGATGGCAACACTTGACAGCGGCGCAATCGTCGCGGTGCTCGTCAACGAGAGCGACTCGGTGACGCCCACCAATGACGACGCGGTCATCAAGGTTCCGGATGATAACAAGGTCGTGAAGGCACTGAGCGGCGTCAGCCAGTCGGCCACCGGCTTCACGACGACCTACGCCGATCAGCTGTTCTTCTTCGTGCCCTCGCAGAGTTCGACCGAGCGCATTCAGTTCCTGGGCTATTCGTCCGACATCCTCTCAGCCAAGGTGGTGAAGAAGAAGTGA
- a CDS encoding transglycosylase SLT domain-containing protein, whose translation MTSDGELIPATRRSLAHRSTTVARSNRSSSEPPQWSRRRHIVSVFAVFAATAFAAGYVLPLTAGSPRAEAAELDPVSLYASSIADAQDYVAASGAEGDLGRDDLRFSVYVKPTPTPTPTPIASGSTSSSRSSGWAPPFVTPDPGSAQAIAYEMVTARGWGDDEFACLVALWKKESGWRVNAYNKSSGAYGIPQALPGTKMASAGADWETNPATQISWGLGYIKGRYGSPCGAWDHSQRKGWY comes from the coding sequence GTGACTTCTGATGGCGAGCTGATCCCCGCGACACGGCGGTCTCTTGCGCACCGGTCGACGACCGTCGCGAGATCGAACCGCAGTTCGTCCGAGCCGCCGCAGTGGTCTCGTCGCCGACACATCGTGTCGGTGTTCGCGGTGTTCGCGGCGACGGCGTTCGCAGCGGGCTACGTGCTTCCGCTCACCGCGGGATCGCCGCGTGCAGAGGCAGCGGAGCTGGACCCGGTCTCGCTGTACGCGAGTTCCATTGCCGACGCCCAGGACTATGTCGCCGCATCGGGCGCCGAAGGCGACCTCGGCCGTGACGACCTGCGCTTCAGCGTCTATGTCAAGCCGACTCCGACACCCACCCCCACTCCGATTGCGAGCGGCTCGACGTCATCGTCCCGCTCCTCCGGGTGGGCGCCGCCCTTCGTTACCCCCGACCCCGGCAGCGCACAGGCCATCGCCTACGAGATGGTGACGGCGCGCGGATGGGGCGATGACGAATTCGCCTGTCTCGTCGCGCTCTGGAAGAAGGAGTCGGGCTGGCGCGTCAATGCGTACAACAAGTCCAGCGGCGCGTACGGCATCCCGCAGGCCCTACCTGGCACGAAGATGGCGAGTGCGGGCGCGGATTGGGAGACCAATCCGGCGACGCAGATCAGTTGGGGTCTCGGTTACATCAAGGGACGCTACGGGTCGCCGTGCGGCGCGTGGGATCACTCCCAGCGCAAAGGCTGGTACTGA
- a CDS encoding AI-2E family transporter, translating into MKIQHPFRTALIATLGVGVGILLITSVQTLSTVLLYVGTALFLALGLDPLVSWLERRGLPRWAALLITFAGVLAVFAGIILMVVPIIVGQISQLITEIQKLIASAVAQEWDPITASKEWLHGVFPALNVDQVFDYLSDWYQSLDLGDVGSAVGASLVSFGAAIIAGFTGAIIVLILTIYFTSSTPSLKAAVYQLVPASKRARFIDLAEQITASVGYYVMGQVSLGVINGVLSAIFLTIIDAPFAAVLAVVAFFFSLIPLVGTLTGSVIIVLTCLIPGLGSPLTALVALIWYVVYMQVEAYFISPRIMNRAVSVPGAVVVIAALAGASLGQLLGALVAIPVAASILIIYRQVVIPRQNEL; encoded by the coding sequence GTGAAGATCCAGCACCCGTTCCGGACGGCTCTCATCGCGACGCTCGGCGTCGGTGTCGGCATCCTGCTCATCACGAGCGTCCAAACGCTGTCGACCGTCCTCCTGTATGTCGGGACCGCGCTCTTCCTTGCGCTCGGTCTCGACCCGCTCGTCTCGTGGCTCGAGCGTCGAGGACTCCCCCGCTGGGCCGCGCTGCTCATCACGTTCGCGGGCGTGCTCGCCGTGTTCGCGGGCATCATCCTGATGGTCGTGCCCATCATCGTCGGGCAGATCAGTCAGCTCATCACCGAGATCCAGAAGCTCATCGCGAGCGCAGTGGCCCAGGAGTGGGATCCGATCACCGCTTCCAAGGAGTGGTTGCACGGCGTCTTCCCGGCCCTCAACGTCGATCAGGTCTTCGACTACCTGTCCGATTGGTACCAGTCGCTGGATCTGGGCGACGTCGGATCGGCCGTCGGCGCCAGCCTCGTGTCTTTCGGCGCCGCGATCATCGCCGGTTTCACAGGCGCGATCATCGTGCTCATCCTGACGATCTACTTCACCTCGTCCACCCCCTCGCTGAAAGCCGCTGTCTATCAGTTGGTGCCGGCGTCGAAGCGCGCGCGGTTCATCGATCTGGCCGAGCAGATCACGGCATCCGTCGGCTATTACGTCATGGGTCAGGTCAGCCTCGGGGTGATCAACGGCGTGCTGAGCGCCATCTTCCTCACGATCATCGACGCGCCCTTCGCGGCAGTGCTGGCCGTCGTCGCGTTCTTCTTCTCGCTGATTCCCCTCGTCGGTACGCTGACCGGCTCGGTCATCATCGTGCTGACCTGCCTCATCCCCGGGCTCGGATCGCCGCTGACCGCGCTCGTAGCGCTCATCTGGTACGTCGTGTACATGCAGGTCGAGGCCTACTTCATCTCGCCTCGCATCATGAACCGCGCGGTCTCGGTGCCCGGTGCCGTCGTCGTGATCGCGGCTCTCGCGGGCGCCTCACTGGGTCAGCTGCTCGGAGCCCTCGTCGCCATCCCGGTGGCAGCCAGCATCCTGATCATCTACCGGCAGGTCGTCATTCCTCGCCAGAACGAGCTGTGA